In Desulfovibrio sp. Fe33, one DNA window encodes the following:
- a CDS encoding PEP-CTERM sorting domain-containing protein, translating to MNKVYCAATLFSSLVMCLFLVTPSHALVLDFEGLGNQDQVLDFYNGGTSSMGYSGTDYGVSFSDNALSLIDSDAGGSGNFGNEPSPDTILFFLNGDAAVMSLAAGFDTGFSFFYSAISNPGQVSVWSGLGGTGDLLATLDLAITPQDGGDPNGSFSPFVPIGVGFEGTAYSVSFAGVINQIGFDDITFGAVTPGDPGAPVPEPGSFILMGIGLLGFLAYARKRRNA from the coding sequence ATGAATAAGGTATACTGTGCTGCTACATTGTTCTCTTCATTGGTCATGTGTTTGTTTCTCGTGACGCCTTCCCACGCGCTCGTTCTCGATTTTGAGGGCTTGGGGAATCAGGACCAGGTTCTTGATTTCTACAACGGTGGAACAAGTTCCATGGGGTATTCCGGAACGGACTACGGCGTTTCTTTCAGCGACAACGCCTTGAGCCTCATCGATTCCGACGCGGGCGGCAGCGGCAATTTCGGCAACGAGCCCAGTCCCGACACCATTCTTTTTTTCCTGAACGGTGACGCGGCCGTCATGAGTCTCGCCGCGGGATTCGATACCGGCTTCTCCTTCTTCTATTCCGCGATCAGCAACCCTGGCCAAGTGAGCGTGTGGAGCGGTCTCGGCGGCACCGGCGACCTGCTCGCCACCTTGGATTTGGCCATCACTCCGCAGGACGGAGGCGATCCCAACGGCTCCTTCAGCCCCTTCGTGCCCATCGGCGTCGGTTTTGAAGGAACCGCCTATTCGGTCAGCTTCGCGGGTGTCATCAATCAGATCGGTTTTGACGACATCACCTTTGGCGCCGTTACCCCCGGCGATCCGGGCGCTCCCGTTCCCGAACCGGGTTCGTTCATCCTGATGGGAATCGGCCTGCTCGGGTTCCTGGCTTACGCCCGTAAGCGTCGCAACGCCTAG
- a CDS encoding TOBE domain-containing protein has product MREDRVSGKVCPREFFSVSDQVSYLEPSQMNALEESFRKWKDSARRMDSVRARTRLWLVFQLVRHTGARLGEILSLDDAEAFDAKGPFVRLGKEDRVREVPLPEEFFAELAAFLESPMGCGLHGELFRVDPGYFRRICYERGKECGLSKDLVCPKSLRNTRAVEMLRSGVPITIVKEVLGQSSLDLTANFQQFSPGDVQSIVRTAYEAMRRRTSARNSFLGHVIEVDTDQVMAQVVLETRSNLKICAVITLDSLRNLKIQPGSPVVATVKAPLVNVLRRAEQISGSARNRLEAQIIRVTDTPVLTEVLGRLSDGTDVCALISALSARDLALQPGDEVEFWFKAMSVVLNTVQL; this is encoded by the coding sequence ATGCGAGAAGACAGGGTTTCGGGCAAGGTGTGCCCCCGCGAATTTTTCAGTGTTTCGGATCAAGTGAGTTACCTTGAGCCGTCGCAGATGAATGCTCTGGAGGAATCCTTCAGGAAATGGAAGGATTCGGCCCGGCGCATGGACAGCGTTCGGGCCAGGACCAGGCTTTGGCTGGTCTTCCAGCTTGTCCGCCATACCGGCGCCCGCCTCGGGGAAATCCTGTCCCTGGATGATGCCGAAGCGTTCGACGCCAAGGGGCCTTTCGTGCGGTTGGGGAAGGAGGATCGGGTCCGCGAGGTCCCGCTGCCCGAAGAGTTTTTCGCCGAACTGGCCGCATTCCTGGAAAGCCCCATGGGCTGTGGGCTTCACGGGGAGCTGTTCAGGGTGGACCCCGGTTATTTCCGGCGCATCTGCTACGAGCGCGGCAAGGAGTGCGGTCTGTCCAAGGACCTTGTCTGTCCCAAGTCCCTGCGCAACACCAGGGCCGTGGAGATGCTGCGCAGCGGCGTGCCCATCACCATCGTCAAAGAGGTCCTGGGCCAGTCCTCCCTGGACTTGACCGCCAACTTCCAGCAGTTCTCGCCGGGTGATGTACAGTCCATCGTGCGCACCGCCTACGAGGCCATGCGCAGGCGTACTTCGGCCCGCAACTCCTTCCTGGGACACGTCATCGAGGTCGACACGGACCAGGTCATGGCCCAGGTGGTCCTGGAGACCCGTTCCAATCTCAAGATTTGCGCGGTTATCACCCTGGATTCCTTGCGCAACCTGAAAATTCAGCCGGGCAGCCCCGTCGTCGCCACGGTCAAGGCCCCTTTGGTCAATGTCCTGCGTCGGGCCGAGCAAATTTCCGGCAGCGCGCGAAATCGGCTGGAGGCCCAAATTATCCGGGTCACGGATACCCCTGTCCTGACCGAGGTCCTGGGCCGTCTTTCGGACGGCACCGACGTCTGCGCCCTTATTTCCGCCCTCAGCGCCCGGGACCTGGCGCTTCAGCCCGGCGACGAGGTCGAGTTTTGGTTCAAAGCCATGTCGGTCGTTTTGAATACCGTGCAATTATAG
- the modA gene encoding molybdate ABC transporter substrate-binding protein: protein MYRFRICAVMLTLLLALPTSAFSGDKLVLAAGAGYKKMVNALNAAYEKKTGRSMDLIYGNMGRVTTLAKESGKVDIVLGDRQFLIVRAALPVTDETELGRGKLVLAFAKGSEFSKESDLDNPKAGRIALPDTSKAIYGKAAREYLLTTGRLPDIKPRLVEVATVPQVFSYLATNEVDMGFINLTHALNVQDKLGGYMVIDEKNYSPISIIAAVLESSANKEQARAFLDFVKTAEAQAIVRANGL, encoded by the coding sequence ATGTACCGCTTTCGTATCTGTGCCGTCATGCTCACCCTGCTTCTCGCCCTGCCCACGAGCGCCTTTTCCGGCGACAAACTCGTCCTGGCGGCCGGAGCGGGCTACAAAAAAATGGTCAACGCGCTCAACGCGGCCTACGAGAAAAAAACCGGCCGGTCCATGGACCTCATTTACGGAAACATGGGGAGAGTGACCACGCTGGCCAAGGAAAGCGGCAAGGTGGACATCGTGCTGGGCGACCGACAGTTCCTCATTGTTCGCGCGGCCCTGCCCGTGACCGACGAAACCGAGTTGGGCCGGGGCAAACTGGTCCTGGCATTCGCCAAGGGGTCCGAATTCTCGAAGGAATCCGACCTGGACAATCCCAAGGCCGGGCGCATCGCCCTGCCCGACACGAGCAAGGCCATCTACGGGAAGGCGGCGCGGGAATATCTGCTGACGACCGGCAGGCTCCCGGACATCAAGCCGAGACTGGTGGAAGTCGCCACCGTGCCCCAGGTATTTTCCTACCTCGCCACCAACGAAGTGGACATGGGCTTCATCAATCTGACCCACGCCCTCAACGTCCAGGACAAGCTCGGCGGCTACATGGTCATCGACGAGAAGAACTACTCGCCCATCAGCATCATCGCCGCCGTTCTTGAAAGTTCCGCCAACAAGGAACAGGCCAGGGCGTTCCTCGATTTCGTCAAGACCGCCGAGGCCCAGGCCATCGTCAGGGCGAACGGCCTGTAA